Proteins encoded in a region of the Zea mays cultivar B73 chromosome 2, Zm-B73-REFERENCE-NAM-5.0, whole genome shotgun sequence genome:
- the LOC100272916 gene encoding putative cytochrome P450 superfamily protein, with translation MAASVAVALLVAFLTPALFLYLFTRPNKKPLPGKLPLPPGSLGLPIIGQSLGLLRAMRSNTGERWLRDRIDRYGPVSKLSLFGAPTVFVAGPAANRLVFASDALAPKQPRCLPLILGRRNILELVGDDYRRVRGAMMQFLKPDMLRRYVGAIDAEVARHLDGRWAGRRAVAVLPLMKLLTFDIIATLLFGLDRGAVRERLAAAFADMLEGMWSVPLDLPFTAFRRSVRASARARRVLEATLGEKKARLERGEASPADDLLSCLVSLRAEDGAGGQRLLTDEEIVDNAMVVLVAGHDTSSVLMTFMVRHLAGDPATLAAMVQEHDEIAKNKADGEALTWEDLHRMRFTWRVALETLRMIPPIFGSFRRALEDIEFDGYCIPKGWQVFWASSVTHMDPSIFTDPDKFEPSRFESQAPPYSFVAFGGGQRLCAGIEFARVETLVTMHHLVRRFRWRLCCGDKDNTFVRDPMPSPLNGLPVQLERREMAPNKSACSVP, from the exons ATGGCGGCCTCCGTGGCCGTTGCGCTCCTAGTCGCCTTCCTCACGCCGGCCCTTTTTCTTTACCTGTTCACAAGGCCCAACAAGAAGCCGTTGCCGGGCAAGTTGCCGCTGCCCCCGGGCTCACTGGGTCTGCCGATCATCGGGCAGAGCCTGGGCCTGCTGCGCGCGATGCGGAGCAACACCGGCGAGCGGTGGCTGCGGGACCGGATCGACCGGTACGGCCCCGTGTCCAAGCTGTCGCTGTTCGGCGCCCCCACGGTGTTCGTGGCGGGCCCCGCCGCGAACAGGCTCGTGTTCGCGAGCGACGCGCTGGCGCCGAAGCAGCCCCGCTGCCTGCCGCTCATCCTGGGCCGCCGCAACATCCTCGAGCTCGTCGGCGACGACTACCGGCGCGTGCGCGGCGCCATGATGCAGTTCCTCAAGCCCGACATGCTGCGGCGGTACGTGGGCGCGATCGACGCCGAGGTCGCGCGCCACCTGGACGGCCGGTGGGCGGGGCGCCGGGCCGTCGCCGTGCTGCCGCTCATGAAGCTGCTCACGTTCGACATCATCGCCACGCTGCTCTTCGGCCTCGATCGCGGCGCCGTCAGGGAGCGCCTCGCCGCCGCGTTCGCGGACATGCTGGAGGGCATGTGGTCCGTGCCGCTGGACCTGCCCTTCACGGCGTTCCGCAGGAGCGTGAGGGCCAGCGCGAGGGCGCGGCGGGTGCTCGAGGCGACGCTCGGGGAGAAGAAGGCCAGGCTGGAGCGCGGCGAGGCGTCGCCCGCAGACGACCTCCTGAGCTGTCTCGTCAGCCTTCGCGCCGAGGACGGCGCCGGGGGCCAGCGGCTGCTGACAGACGAGGAGATCGTGGACAACGCCATGGTCGTCCTCGTCGCCGGCCACGACACGTCGTCCGTGCTCATGACCTTCATGGTCCGCCACCTCGCCGGCGATCCCGCGACCCTCGCCGCCATGGTTCAAG AGCACGACGAGATTGCCAAGAACAAGGCCGACGGCGAGGCGCTGACCTGGGAGGACCTGCACCGCATGAGGTTCACATGGCGCGTGGCCCTGGAGACGCTGCGGATGATCCCTCCCATCTTCGGCAGCTTCCGGCGAGCGCTGGAGGACATCGAGTTCGACGGCTACTGCATCCCCAAGGGGTGGCAGGTGTTCTGGGCGTCCAGCGTGACGCACATGGACCCCAGCATCTTCACGGACCCGGACAAGTTCGAGCCGTCCCGGTTCGAGAGCCAGGCGCCGCCCTACTCGTTCGTGGCGTTCGGCGGCGGGCAGAGGCTGTGCGCGGGGATCGAGTTCGCCAGGGTGGAGACGCTGGTGACCATGCACCACCTGGTGAGACGCTTCAGGTGGAGGCTCTGCTGCGGGGACAAGGACAACACATTCGTCAGGGACCCCATGCCGTCGCCGCTGAACGGACTGCCCGTCCAGCTCGAGCGCAGAGAAATGGCTCCAAACAAGAGCGCCTGCTCAGTACCTTGA